The following coding sequences are from one Tachysurus vachellii isolate PV-2020 chromosome 7, HZAU_Pvac_v1, whole genome shotgun sequence window:
- the LOC132848133 gene encoding mucin-2-like produces the protein TTPEATKPTTDSAPTTDSSETTTATSPTTTPDTTIPTTDSSTTAESSETTTTKSPTTTPDASKPITDSATTAESSETTTADSLTTTPDATIPTSDTTTTAESSETTTASSSTTTPDATIPTSDTITTAESSETTTASSSTTTPDATIPTTDSAPTTESSETTTATSPTTTPDATILTTDYVTTAESSETTTAKSPTTTPDATKPTTDSATTAESSETTTTKSPTTTPDATKPITDSATTAETSETTTADSPTTTPYATIPTSDTITTAESSETTTTKSPTTTPDATKPITDSATTAETSETTTADSPTTTPYATIPTSDTITTAESSETTTASYSTTTPDATKPTTDSAPTTDSSETTTATSPTTTPDTTIPTTDSSTTAESSETTTADSLTTTPDATIPTSDTITTAESSETTTASSSTTTPDATIPTSDTITTAESSETTTASSSTTTPDATIPTTDSALTTESSETTTATSPTTTPDATTAESSETTTANTPTTTLDATIPTTDSATTAESSETTTASSSTTTPDATITTTDSATTAESSETTTTKSPTTTPDATKPITDSATTAESSETTTADSLTTTPDATIPTSDTTTTAESSETTTASSSTTTPDATIPTSDTITTAESSETTTASSSTTTPDATIPTSDTITTAESSETTTATSPTTTPDATISTTDYVTTAESSETTTANTPTTTLDATIPTTDSATTAESSETTTASSSTNTPDATIPTSDTVTTAESSETTTASSSKTTPDATIPTTDSARTTESSETTTATSATTTPDATILTTDYVTTAESSETTTATSPTTTPDATIPTTDSATTAESSETTTTKSPTTTPDATKPITDSATTAESSETTTADSPTTTPDATIPTSDTITTAESSETTTASYSTTTPDATKPTTDSAPTTDSSETTTATSPTTTPDTTIPTTDSSTTAESSETTTTKSPTTTPDATKPITDSATTAESSETTTTKSPTTTPDATKPITDSATTAESSETTTADSLTTTPDATIPTSDTITTAESSETTTASSSTTTPDATIPTSDTITTAESSETTTATSPTTTPDATISTTDYVTTAESSETTTANTPTTTLDATIPTTDSATTAESSETTTASSSTTTPDATIPTSDTVTTAESSETTTASSSTTTPDATIPTTDSAPTTESSETTTATSPTTTPDATIPTTDSATTAESSETTTTKSPTTTPDAT, from the coding sequence actacaccagaagCAACTAAACCAACTACCGACTCTGCCCCAACAACTgacagttcagaaacaactacagccacctctcctacaactacaccagatacaactattccaactactgactcttccacaacagctgagagttcagaaacaactacaaccaaatctcctacaactacaccagatgcaagtaaaccaataactgactctgccactacagctgagagttcagaaacaactacagccgactctcttacaactacaccagatgcaactataccaactagtgacactactacaacagctgagagttcagaaacaaccacagccagctcttctacaactacaccagatgcaactataccaactagtgacactattacaacagctgagagttcagaaacaaccacagccagctcttctacaactacaccagatgcaactataccaactactgactctgccccaacaactgagagttcagaaacaactacagccacctctcctacaactacaccagatgcaactatattgactactgactatgtcactacagctgagagttcagaaacaactacagccaaatctcctacaactacaccagatgcaactaaaccaactactgactctgccacaacagctgagagctcagaaacaacaacaaccaaatctcctacaactacaccagatgcaactaaaccaataactgactctgccactacagctgagacttcagaaacaactacagccgactctcctacaactacaccatatgcaactataccaactagtgacactattacaacagctgagagctcagaaacaacaacaaccaaatctcctacaactacaccagatgcaactaaaccaataactgactctgccactacagctgagacttcagaaacaactacagccgactctcctacaactacaccatatgcaactataccaactagtgacactattacaacagctgagagttcagaaacaaccacagccagctattctacaactacaccagatgcaactaaaccaactaccgactctgccccaacaactgacagttcagaaacaactacagccacctctcctacaactacaccagatacaactattccaactactgactcttccactacagctgagagttcagaaacaactacagccgactctcttacaactacaccagatgcaactataccaactagtgacactattacaacagctgagagttcagaaacaaccacagccagctcttctacaactacaccagatgcaactataccaactagtgatactattacaacagctgagagttcagaaacaaccacagccagctcttctacaactacaccagatgcaactataccaactactgactctgccctaacaactgagagttcagaaacaactacagccacctctcctacaactacaccagatgccactacagctgagagttcagaaacaactacagccaatactcctacaactacactagatgcaactataccaactactgactctgccacaacagctgagagttcagaaacaaccacagccagctcttctacaactacaccagatgcaactattacaactactgactctgccactacagctgagagctcagaaacaacaacaaccaaatctcctacaactacaccagatgcaaccaaaccaataactgactctgccactacagctgagagttcagaaacaactacagccgactctcttacaactacaccagatgcaactataccaactagtgacactactacaacagctgagagttcagaaacaaccacagccagctcttctacaactacaccagatgcaactataccaactagtgacactattacaacagctgagagttcagaaacaaccacagccagctcttctacaactacaccagatgcaactataccaactagtgacactattacaacagctgagagttcagaaacaactacagccacctctcctacaactacaccagatgcaactatatcGACTACTGACTAtgtcactacagctgagagttcagaaacaactacagccaacactcctacaactacactagatgcaactataccaactactgactctgccacaacagctgagagttcagaaacaactacagccagctcttctacaaatacaccagatgcaactataccaactagtgacactgttacaacagctgagagttcagaaacaaccacagccagctcttctaaaactacaccagatgcaactataccaactactgactctgcccgaacaactgagagttcagaaacaactacagccacctctgctacaactacaccagatgcaactatattgactactgactatgtcactacagctgagagttcagaaacaactacagccacctctcctacaactacaccagatgcaactattccaactactgactctgccacaacagctgagagctcagaaacaacaacaaccaaatctcctacaactacaccagatgcaactaaaccaataactgactctgccactacagctgagagttcagaaacaactacagccgactctcctacaactacaccagatgcaactataccaactagtgacactattacaacagctgagagttcagaaacaaccacagccagctattctacaactacaccagatgcaactaaaccaactaccgactctgccccaacaactgacagttcagaaacaactacagccacctctcctacaactacaccagatacaactattccaactactgactcttccacaacagctgagagttcagaaacaactacaaccaaatctcctacaactacaccagatgcaactaaaccaataactgactctgccactacagctgagagttcagaaacaactacaaccaaatctcctacaactacaccagatgcaactaaaccaataactgactctgccactacagctgagagttcagaaacaactacagccgactctcttacaactacaccagatgcaactataccaactagtgacactattacaacagctgagagttcagaaacaaccacagccagctcttctacaactacaccagatgcaactataccaactagtgacactattacaacagctgagagttcagaaacaactacagccacctctcctacaactacaccagatgcaactatatcGACTACTGACTAtgtcactacagctgagagttcagaaacaactacagccaacactcctacaactacactagatgcaactataccaactactgactctgccacaacagctgagagttcagaaacaaccacagccagctcttctacaactacaccagatgcaactataccaactagtgacactgttacaacagctgagagttcagaaacaaccacagccagctcttctacaactacaccagatgcaactataccaactactgactctgccccaacaactgagagttcagaaacaactacagccacctctcctacaactacaccagatgcaactattccaactactgactctgccacaacagctgagagctcagaaacaacaacaaccaaatctcctacaactacaccagatgcaact
- the snapc2 gene encoding snRNA-activating protein complex subunit 2, producing MKPPSRSRNIPSRFLEIKKTEPISRFRPACQRLEERRLLLALKHQQRLNTELDFLALRKKVPKWSLLQIQNFIKFLKRCVVKRVYCQVQRQRRQEQKNKVPIELWAEQAQKMAGVHVETISSAFSQMLVIAATEPCSLQHSDPPLTTDSQRPLTSGLRTIPLRPMPKSYTGSPSPVIIPPEQACKTPQSHGKDAASSPSAKTTTLASQSAVAEEEQSELIEKTEANKDPAMSSTSATPKSLVSQPVSKPTRPVSSAVPSLTPGSVQPDKQPDIGQSEQAWKHRPMGMKNVVDFGKIYKFISNIIFSKHTEPLTSMESAVLLDLLMSLPEELPLLDCKELQNHLLQVHAHLNTPAVRLSSEKGPAVDTSSTRETIPQTSRTDHHVKGPDVSLQTQTVQSTREEIVQNGEVTEQLKATESQLAAGDFARESSAVKLLNVTGDWATASQCPLNPFMVPVALLKRT from the exons ATGAAACCTCCATCTCGTAGCCGGAACATACCGTCTCgttttttagaaataaagaaGACTGAACCAATAAGCAGGTTTCGCCCTGCGTGCCAGCGGCTGGAAGAGCGGAGACTTCTGCTTGCCCTGAAACATCAGCAGAGGTTAAATACAGAATTGGATTTTTTAGCACTTCGGAAGAAAGTTCCCAAATGGTCTCTGCTTCAG ATACAgaattttataaagtttttgaAGCGGTGTGTGGTGAAGCGGGTGTATTGCCAGGTCCAAAGACAGAGACGtcaggaacaaaaaaacaaagtaccAATTGAACTATGGGCAGAACAAGCACAGAAAATGGCTGGTGTTCATGTGGAAACAATATCTTCTGCCTTCTCTCAA ATGTTGGTAATTGCTGCTACAGAGCCCTGTAGCCTCCAGCACTCAGATCCTCCACTTACCACTGACTCTCAACGACCTCTGACCAGCGGCTTGCGCACTATACCGCTGAGGCCGATGCCTAAATCCTACACTGGCTCGCCTTCTCCAGTGATAATTCCACCTGAACAAGCCTGTAAAACCCCCCAGTCACATGGAAAAGATGCAGCTTCCAGTCCTTCTGCCAAAACCACCACATTAGCATCTCAATCTGCTGTTGCTGAAGAAGAGCAAAGTGAGTTAATAGAAAAAACAGAGGCAAACAAAGACCCTGCCATGTCATCCACATCAGCCACCCCTAAATCACTTGTGAGTCAACCTGTCTCAAAACCAACACGACCAGTTTCAAGTGCTGTACCCTCACTCACACCAGGCTCTGTTCAGCCAGATAAGCAACCTGATATTGGACAGTCCGAGCAAGCCTGGAAACACAGACCAATGGGGATGAAGAATGTAGTGGATTTTGGAAAGATATACAAATTTATTAGCAATATCATTTTCAGTAAACATACTGAGCCTCTTACTTCTATGG aaAGTGCAGTGCTTTTGGACCTGTTGATGTCTTTGCCTGAAGAGCTCCCCTTGCTGGACTGTAAGGAACTGCAGAATCATTTGCTTCAAGTGCATGCACATCTGAACACACCTGCAGTGAGGCTCAGCTCAGAGAAGGGACCTGCAGTGGATACATCTTCAACTAGAGAAACAATACCACAAACCTCCAGAACTGATCATCATGTTAAAGGACCTGATGTCTCTTTGCAAACACAGACTGTGCAGTCTACAAGGGAAGAGATCGTTCAAAATGGAGAagtaactgagcaattgaaggccACAGAATCACAATTAGCTGCTGGAGATTTTGCAAGAGAGTCATCTGCAGTAAAGCTCTTAAACGTCACAGGTGATTGGGCCACTGCTAGCCAATGTCCACTAAATCCATTCATGGTACCAGTAGCCCTTCTAAAACGGACGTAA
- the LOC132848132 gene encoding uncharacterized protein LOC132848132, with protein MSLQLRTSETTTADSPTTPYATIPTTIPTSDTITTAESSETTTASSSTTTPDATIPTTDSAPTTESSETTTATSPTTTPDATILTTDYVTTAESSETTTATSPTTTPDATIPTTDSATTAESSETTTKSPTTTPDATKPITDSATTAESSETTTADSPTTTPDATIPTSDTITTAESSETTTASYSTTTPDATKPTTDSAPTAESSETTTATSPTTTPDATIPTTDSATTAESSETTITKSPTTTPDATKPITDSATTAESSETTTADSPTTTPDATIPTTDSSTTAESSETTTTKYPTTTPDATKPITDFATTAESSETTTADSHTTTPDATIPTSDTITTAESSETTTASSSTTTPDATIPTGDTITTAESSETTTASYSTTTPDATKPTTDSAPTTESSETTTATSPTTTPDATILTTDYVTTAESSETTTATSPATTPDATIPTTDSATTAESSETTTTKSSTTTPDATKPITDSATTAESSETTTADSPATIPTSDTITTAESSETTTASYSTTTPDATKPTTDSAPTTDSYETTTNTSPTTTPDTTIPTTDSATTAESSETTTTKSPTTTPDATKPITDSATTAESSETTTTDSPTTTPDATIPTSDTITTAESSETTTASSSTTTPDAIIPTSDTITTAESSETTTASSSTTTPDATIPTTDSAPTTESSETTTATSPTTTPDATLSTITSPTTPTTSTITKPPIICENGGTPTANGCYCPPGFTGSLCTNVNNEIPLPDSIETTTIAEIEINKEYVPQYQNTSSQEYKDFVQDFRVQMIPYYETKIENFLNITNITLSDGNSLMGRMESKLIEMEVSISKSVKVKHDIVVTIENNNVNEGYNEVFQSVKNAVESVTKCTPTTTACPNFTVTDVQVNKTELDQKEYCDQVTAMFPEEYRQYFIAATVMGKLTCINQCHPDHPTPKICMNKGTCEVSKQGPTCYCLQTDANWYLGEDCKYQVHKVGFYAGVTVVAVVLLIAIAMLSAYVFLNKRKEKRNKDTKEALVNQWIDDDFEWPSQKRTNTSLSVLNETYDNPAQSNENFSQSTTAQTATSSTERYFPQFNLPENEISLPSLHNNYLMRTSKSLIHTSMARNV; from the exons Atgtcactacagctgaga acttcagaaacaactacagccgactCTCCTACTACACCatatgcaactataccaacta ctataccaactagtgacactattacaacagctgagagttcagaaacaaccacagccagctcttctacaactacaccagatgcaactataccaactactgactctgccccaacaactgagagttcagaaacaactacagccacctctcctacaactacaccagatgcaactatattgactactgactatgtcactacagctgagagttcagaaacaactacagccacctctcctacaactacaccagatgcaactattccaactactgactctgccacaacagctgagagctcagaaacaacaaccaaatctcctacaactacaccagatgcaactaaaccaataactgactctgccactacagctgagagttcagaaacaactacagccgactctcctacaactacaccagatgcaactataccaactagtgacactattacaacagctgagagttcagaaacaaccacagccagctattctacaactacaccagatgcaactaaaccaactACCGACTCTGCcccaacagctgagagttcagaaacaactacagccacctctcctacaactacaccagatgcaactattccaactactgactctgccacaacagctgagagctcagaaacaacaataaccaaatctcctacaactacaccagatgcaactaaaccaataactgactctgccactacagctgagagttcagaaacaactacagccgactctcctacaactacaccagatgcaactataccaactactgactcttccacaacagctgagagttcagaaacaactacaaccaaatatcctacaactacaccagatgcaactaaaccaataactgactttgccactacagctgagagttcagaaacaactacagccgactctcatacaactacaccagatgcaactataccaactagtgacactattacaacagctgagagttcagaaacaaccacagccagctcttctacaactacaccagatgcaactataccaactggtgacactattacaacagctgagagttcagaaacaaccacagccagctattctacaactacaccagatgcaactaaaccaactaccgactctgccccaacaactgagagttcagaaacaactacagccacctctcctacaactacaccagatgcaactatattgactactgactatgtcactacagctgagagttcagaaacaactacagccacctctcctgcaactacaccagatgcaactattccaactactgactctgccacaacagctgagagctcagaaacaacaacaaccaaatcttctacaactacaccagatgcaactaaaccaataactgactctgccactacagctgagagttcagaaacaactacagccgactctcctgcaactataccaactagtgacactattacaacagctgagagttcagaaacaaccacagccagctattctacaactacaccagatgcaactaaaccaactACCGACTCTGCCCCAACAACTGATAGTTATGAAACAACTACAaacacctctcctacaactacaccagatacaactattccaactactgactctgccacaacagctgagagttcagaaacaactacaaccaaatctcctacaactacaccagatgcaactaaaccaataactgactctgccactacagctgagagttcagaaacaactacaaccgactctcctacaactacaccagatgcaactataccaactagtgacactattacaacagctgagagttcagaaacaaccacagccagctcttctacaactacaccagatgcaattataccaactagtgacactattacaacagctgagagttcagaaacaaccacagccagctcttctacaactacaccagatgcaactataccaactactgactctgccccaacaactgagagttcagaaacaactacagccacctctcctacaactacaccagatgcaactctATCAACTATAACTTCCCCAACCACACCCACTACATCTACTATCACAAAACCTCCAATAATATGTGAAAATGGTGGAACTCCAACAGCTAATGGTTGTTATTGCCCCCCTGGTTTTACAGGAAGTCTGTgcacaaatgtaaacaatgaaATCCCACTTCCAG ATTCAATTGAAACGACAACCATTgctgaaatagaaataaacaaggAATATGTCCCTCAATACCAAAATACATCCTCACAagaatataaagattttgtacAGGACTTCAGAGTTCAG ATGATACCGTACTACGAAACCAAGATTGAAAACTtcttaaatataacaaatataacacTGAG TGACGGAAATTCTTTAATGGGCCGAATGGAGAGTAAATTAATAGAGATGGAAGTATCAATTTCTAAAAG TGTGAAGGTTAAGCATGATATTGTTGTAACAATTGAAAACAACAATGTAAATGAAGGCTATAATGAGGTGTTTCAGTCTGTCAAAAATGCTGTTGAATCAGTTACAAAATGCACTCCCACAACCACTG CATGCCCAAACTTTACTGTTACCGATGTCCAGGTCAACAAAACTGAATTGGATCAAAAAG aGTACTGTGATCAAGTTACAGCAATGTTTCCTGAGGAGTACCGTCAGTATTTCATTGCTGCTACTGTGATGGGTAAACTAACATGTATCAACCAATGTCATCCTGATCATCCTACTCCAAAGATCTGCATGAACAAAGGTACCTGTGAGGTTTCCAAGCAAGGACCAACCTGCTA CTGTCTTCAGACAGATGCAAATTGGTATCTTGGAGAAGATTGCAAGTACCAAGTTCACAAAGTGGGCTTCTATGCTGGAGTGACAGTTGTCGCTGTGGTTTTACTGATAGCTATAGCAATGCTTTCAGCATATGTCTTCCTTAataaaaggaaagagaagag GAATAAAGACACCAAGGAAGCCCTTGTGAATCAGTGGATAGATGATGACTTTGAGTGGCCCtcacaaaaaagaacaaacacatcTCTTTCAG TTCTTAATGAAACCTATGATAATCCTGCACAATCAAATGAGAACTTCAGCCAGAGTACCACAGCTCAGACAGCAACCTCTTCCACAGAACGATACTTCCCCCAATTCAACTTGCCTGAAAATGAAATCTCACTTCCTTCTCTGCACAACAATTACCTT ATGCGAACCAGCAAGTCTTTGATCCACACATCTATGGCCAGAAATGTATAA